In one window of Syngnathus scovelli strain Florida chromosome 22, RoL_Ssco_1.2, whole genome shotgun sequence DNA:
- the il15ra gene encoding interleukin-15 receptor subunit alpha, producing the protein MALGSGLLLVVCVVACVLDKARCSDSGQSECPCSGIPPWPQTQPPPQDCHQLNRTFRYSCLKGYLRMAGTSNLIKCKPGSSRWSSPTLKCKRDPRAGASDDSETEATTTSVEKHRNTSEPADSLINDTNSDASLWQTSSSLSGPEITTAVVSVLAAIVALVGIGLLCKMRRARASDPPQLAPEDIALNEATS; encoded by the exons ATGGCTTTGGGGTCTGGACTTTTGCTTGTAGTTTGTGTCGTGGCGTGCGTCCTGGACAAAGCGCGCTGCTCCGACAGCG GCCAAAGTGAATGCCCGTGCTCGGGAATCCCTCCTTGGCCTCAGACCCAGCCTCCACCGCAAGACTGCCACCAGCTCAACCGAACCTTCCGCTACAGCTGCCTCAAAGGTTACCTGAGAATGGCGGGCACGTCCAACCTCATCAAATGCAAACCCGGCAGCTCGCGTTGGTCCTCTCCCACCCTCAAGTGCAAAC GGGACCCCAGAGCAGGCGCATCCGACGACAGCGAGACAG AAGCCACCACGACCAGCGTGGAGAAACACCGAAATACATCGGAGCCCGCCGACTCGCTCATCAATGATACCAACAGCGACGCTTCTCTTTGGCAAACCAGCTCCTCCTTGAGTG GACCTGAAATCACCACAGCCGTCGTTAGCGTCTTGGCAGCCATCGTGGCGCTCGTTGGAATCGGCCTCCTTTGTAAAAT GAGACGAGCGCGAGCCAGCGATCCGCCGCAGCTGGCACCAGAAGACATTGCTTTGAATGAAGCTACGTCATAG